A stretch of the Dichotomicrobium thermohalophilum genome encodes the following:
- a CDS encoding ABC transporter ATP-binding protein yields the protein MATLEVRDVNKNFGGVQALRDVNLSVDAGSVHAIIGPNGAGKSTLLNCMVGRLLPDTGSVMFNGQSLLGLRPHEINQLGVARVFQTPEIFPDLTLVENVIVPALAKRDGAFNFHAWERIDAQKDIMDEAESVLEEVGLIKFKDLSAASLSRGDKRRLELAMCLVQHPKLLLLDEPTAGMSRADTNATIDLLKRIGERGITKIVIEHDMHVVFSLAQKISVMAQGTVIVEGEPTAIKGDPKVQEAYLGGAHL from the coding sequence GTGGCTACTCTCGAAGTCAGGGACGTAAACAAGAATTTCGGCGGCGTGCAGGCCCTGCGCGATGTCAACCTGAGCGTTGATGCCGGTAGCGTCCATGCGATTATCGGCCCGAACGGCGCCGGCAAATCGACTCTGCTGAACTGCATGGTCGGGCGGTTGTTGCCGGACACTGGCAGCGTGATGTTCAACGGTCAGTCCCTGCTCGGCCTGCGGCCGCACGAGATCAATCAACTGGGCGTTGCGCGGGTTTTCCAGACGCCGGAAATCTTTCCCGACCTGACGCTGGTCGAAAACGTGATCGTGCCGGCGCTTGCGAAGCGCGACGGTGCGTTCAATTTCCACGCGTGGGAGCGCATCGATGCCCAGAAGGACATCATGGACGAGGCCGAAAGCGTGCTCGAAGAGGTCGGTCTGATCAAGTTCAAGGACCTCAGCGCGGCCAGCCTTTCCCGCGGCGACAAGCGGCGCCTGGAGCTGGCGATGTGCCTCGTCCAGCATCCCAAGCTGCTGCTGCTCGACGAGCCGACCGCCGGCATGTCGCGGGCAGACACCAACGCAACCATCGACCTGCTCAAACGCATCGGTGAACGCGGCATCACCAAGATCGTCATCGAGCATGACATGCACGTCGTCTTCTCGCTGGCGCAGAAGATTTCGGTGATGGCGCAGGGAACCGTGATCGTCGAAGGCGAACCGACCGCGATCAAAGGCGATCCGAAAGTGCAGGAAGCCTATCTCGGAGGGGCCCATCTATGA
- a CDS encoding ABC transporter ATP-binding protein: MSEQSAPLGVDFAKDRAPAVEPVRGQGGQRAYFSAWEMHAYYGESYIVQGVSFDIREGEILALLGRNGAGKTSTLRAVARLESPQLTHGEIWLDHKPLHEMRAHEASRAGLALVPEDRRIIPGLTVEENLRLAQISAPHGWSFERIYESFPRLGERRWQEGVTLSGGEQQMLAIARALAQDIKLLLLDEPYEGLAPVIVQEIERILEDIKKLGITTVIVEQNAIAALHLADRAIILDMGQVVFDGTAQEVIDNEELRQQYLAL; this comes from the coding sequence ATGAGTGAGCAAAGCGCGCCGCTCGGCGTCGATTTCGCCAAGGATCGCGCTCCGGCTGTCGAGCCGGTCCGCGGCCAAGGCGGCCAGCGCGCCTACTTTTCCGCCTGGGAGATGCACGCCTATTACGGCGAAAGTTACATCGTCCAGGGCGTGAGTTTCGATATCCGCGAGGGCGAGATCCTCGCATTGCTGGGCCGCAATGGCGCGGGCAAGACCTCGACGCTGCGAGCCGTCGCCCGGCTCGAGAGCCCGCAACTCACGCACGGCGAAATCTGGCTGGATCACAAGCCGCTGCATGAGATGCGCGCGCATGAGGCATCCCGCGCAGGGCTTGCGCTGGTACCGGAAGACCGCCGCATCATCCCCGGTCTCACGGTCGAGGAGAACCTGCGGCTGGCGCAAATCTCTGCGCCGCATGGCTGGAGCTTCGAGCGCATTTACGAAAGCTTCCCGCGTCTGGGCGAGCGCCGCTGGCAGGAAGGCGTGACGCTCTCGGGCGGCGAGCAGCAGATGCTGGCCATCGCGCGGGCGCTGGCGCAGGACATCAAGCTGCTGCTGCTTGACGAGCCTTACGAGGGCCTCGCCCCAGTGATCGTGCAGGAGATCGAGCGCATTCTCGAGGATATCAAGAAACTCGGCATCACGACGGTCATCGTGGAGCAGAACGCCATTGCCGCGCTGCATCTGGCCGACCGTGCGATCATTCTCGACATGGGTCAGGTCGTGTTCGACGGCACCGCGCAGGAAGTGATCGACAACGAGGAATTGCGCCAGCAGTATCTCGCGCTTTAG
- a CDS encoding NADH:flavin oxidoreductase: MTTDPLLQPYQLKHLRLKNRVMITAHEPAYAEEGVPKERYRAYHEERARAGVGLTMTAGSASVSRDSPPAFNNIAAWKDEVVPWMRELADSCHEHGCAVMIQLTHLGRRTHWSNGDWLPVVSPSHAREPAHRAFPKKIEDWDIDRIISDYADAAERMKEAGLDGIELQAYGHLMDSFWSPRTNDLDPPYGGDLDNRMRFSMEVLRAVRERVGPDFIVGFRYTADEVAPDGISAEEGLEISRRLRDTGMVDFLNVIRGHIDTDPGLTDVIPVQGMRSAPHLDFAGAVRAETGMPVFHAARIPDIATARHAVAEGKLDLVGMTRAHMADPHIVRKIVEGREDDIRPCVGATFCLDRIYMGGEALCIHNAATGRELEMPHEIAPATKQKRVVVVGAGPAGLEAARVAAERGHSVVVFEAAPDPGGQIRLTAQNQRRREMMSIIDWRMAQCTARDVEFRFNSWAEEEDVLGESPDVVIVATGGMPPDNVLEDGNELVVSSWDIIAGDAKPGRNVLLYDDAGDHAAMQAAETIANAGGHVEVMTPDRSLAADVMGMNLVPYMRALQDKDVTFTLTYRLHRVERSGNQLRAHIGSDYMPLHETREFDQIVVNHGTIPLDDIYFALKPHSANNGAVDYEALVAGRPQPVNGADGFQLYRIGDAVSSRSTHAAIYDALRLVKDI, translated from the coding sequence ATGACGACAGATCCGCTGCTCCAACCGTATCAACTGAAGCATCTGCGGCTGAAGAACCGCGTCATGATCACCGCGCACGAGCCGGCCTATGCCGAGGAGGGCGTGCCGAAAGAACGTTACCGCGCCTATCACGAGGAGCGGGCGCGCGCCGGCGTCGGACTGACCATGACCGCCGGCTCGGCCTCGGTGTCGCGGGACAGCCCGCCGGCTTTCAACAACATCGCCGCGTGGAAGGACGAAGTCGTCCCGTGGATGCGCGAACTGGCCGATTCCTGCCATGAGCACGGCTGCGCGGTGATGATCCAGCTCACCCATCTCGGCCGGCGCACGCACTGGAGCAACGGCGACTGGCTGCCGGTCGTCTCGCCGTCGCATGCGCGCGAGCCGGCGCATCGCGCCTTCCCGAAGAAGATCGAGGACTGGGACATCGACCGCATCATCAGCGACTACGCCGATGCGGCCGAGCGCATGAAAGAAGCCGGCCTGGACGGCATCGAGCTGCAGGCCTACGGCCACCTGATGGACAGCTTCTGGTCGCCGCGCACCAACGACCTCGATCCGCCTTATGGCGGCGATCTCGACAACCGGATGCGCTTTTCGATGGAGGTGCTGCGCGCCGTGCGCGAGCGCGTCGGGCCGGATTTCATTGTCGGCTTCCGCTACACCGCCGACGAGGTCGCCCCGGACGGGATCAGCGCGGAAGAGGGCCTGGAGATCTCCAGGCGCCTGCGCGACACGGGCATGGTCGATTTCCTCAACGTCATCCGCGGGCATATCGACACCGACCCCGGACTCACGGACGTGATTCCGGTGCAAGGGATGCGCAGCGCGCCGCATCTGGACTTCGCCGGGGCCGTCCGCGCCGAGACGGGGATGCCCGTTTTCCATGCCGCGCGCATCCCGGACATCGCCACGGCTCGCCACGCAGTTGCCGAGGGCAAGCTTGACCTCGTCGGCATGACCCGCGCCCACATGGCCGACCCGCACATCGTGCGCAAGATCGTCGAGGGCCGCGAGGACGACATCCGCCCCTGCGTCGGCGCGACCTTCTGCCTGGACCGCATCTACATGGGCGGCGAGGCGCTGTGCATCCACAACGCCGCGACCGGGCGCGAGCTGGAGATGCCGCACGAGATCGCGCCGGCGACGAAGCAGAAGCGCGTCGTGGTCGTCGGCGCTGGCCCGGCCGGGCTGGAGGCCGCGCGCGTGGCGGCGGAGCGCGGACATTCTGTCGTTGTTTTCGAAGCCGCGCCCGATCCCGGAGGGCAGATCCGCCTGACGGCCCAGAACCAGCGCCGGCGCGAGATGATGTCGATCATAGACTGGCGGATGGCGCAATGCACCGCGCGCGACGTCGAATTCCGGTTTAACTCATGGGCCGAGGAAGAAGACGTGCTCGGCGAGTCGCCGGATGTGGTGATTGTGGCCACGGGCGGCATGCCTCCCGACAACGTGCTGGAAGACGGAAACGAACTGGTGGTTTCGAGCTGGGACATCATCGCCGGCGACGCCAAGCCGGGCCGCAACGTGCTGCTCTATGACGATGCGGGCGATCATGCCGCCATGCAGGCCGCCGAGACGATCGCGAACGCTGGTGGGCATGTCGAAGTCATGACGCCCGACCGCAGCCTGGCGGCGGACGTGATGGGCATGAACCTGGTGCCCTATATGCGCGCGCTGCAGGACAAGGACGTGACCTTCACGCTGACCTACAGGCTGCACCGCGTCGAGCGGTCCGGGAACCAGCTCCGCGCGCATATCGGCAGCGATTACATGCCGCTGCATGAGACGCGGGAGTTCGATCAGATTGTCGTCAATCACGGGACGATCCCGCTCGACGACATCTACTTCGCGCTCAAGCCCCATTCGGCGAATAACGGCGCGGTGGATTACGAGGCGCTGGTCGCCGGCCGGCCGCAACCGGTGAATGGCGCGGACGGCTTCCAGCTCTACCGGATCGGCGACGCCGTCTCCTCGCGGAGCACCCATGCCGCGATCTATGACGCGCTCCGGCTGGTCAAGGATATCTGA
- a CDS encoding TetR/AcrR family transcriptional regulator: MMNKVAVQTQRGTRDIWLDAAYEALIEGGVEAVRVMPLAESLNVSRTSFYWHFEDREALLNALIAYWRDKNTGNLIRQTRLFAETICEAVLNLFDCWIDPELFDARLEFAMRNWSQTSPELKEIFRETDSERIQAIRAMFARFGFDPYQADIRASTIYLTQVGYISIKAEEELAERIRRMPAYVETYTGRAPSQSEIDRFMARHRARLDGA, from the coding sequence ATGATGAACAAGGTAGCGGTCCAGACCCAGCGCGGTACCCGCGACATCTGGCTCGACGCCGCCTATGAGGCCCTCATCGAAGGCGGAGTGGAGGCGGTGCGTGTCATGCCACTGGCGGAATCGCTCAACGTCTCCCGAACGAGTTTCTACTGGCATTTCGAGGATCGGGAGGCGCTGCTCAACGCGCTAATCGCCTATTGGCGCGACAAGAACACCGGGAACCTGATCCGCCAGACTCGCCTGTTCGCCGAGACAATCTGCGAGGCGGTGCTTAACCTGTTCGATTGCTGGATCGACCCGGAATTGTTTGACGCCCGGCTCGAATTCGCCATGCGCAATTGGTCGCAGACCTCGCCGGAGCTGAAGGAGATTTTCCGCGAGACTGACAGCGAGCGTATCCAGGCCATCCGCGCGATGTTCGCCCGCTTCGGTTTCGACCCGTATCAGGCCGACATCCGCGCAAGCACGATCTACCTCACGCAAGTGGGTTACATCTCGATCAAGGCGGAAGAGGAACTGGCCGAGCGTATTCGCCGCATGCCCGCCTATGTCGAGACCTATACAGGCCGCGCGCCATCGCAAAGCGAGATCGACCGCTTCATGGCGCGGCACCGCGCCCGGCTGGACGGCGCTTGA
- a CDS encoding thermonuclease family protein, whose translation MLDAVVKLLTTLALGAILGAAAVWRLHYGPLYVSGPAKVIDGDNIEIAGMNIRLAGIDAPELPERNGKECRKLLSRTECIERSAYALHWRVGGEHVRCWITGSSALSAEGEFDRPLGVCFHGETELNAWMLQECHAGLPDDKAHHICRYYPVVDERTCKQQDAPVARLEAG comes from the coding sequence ATGCTCGATGCCGTGGTCAAGTTGCTCACGACCCTCGCGTTGGGAGCCATTTTGGGCGCCGCGGCTGTGTGGCGCCTGCACTATGGCCCCCTTTACGTGAGCGGCCCGGCGAAGGTGATCGACGGCGACAACATCGAAATTGCGGGAATGAATATCCGGCTCGCCGGCATCGACGCACCGGAGCTGCCCGAGCGGAACGGCAAGGAATGCCGCAAGCTGCTCTCGCGCACCGAATGCATCGAGCGCAGCGCGTATGCCCTGCATTGGCGGGTGGGCGGCGAGCATGTCCGGTGCTGGATCACGGGCAGCAGCGCACTGTCCGCCGAAGGTGAATTTGATCGCCCTCTCGGCGTGTGCTTTCACGGTGAGACCGAGTTGAACGCGTGGATGCTGCAAGAGTGTCACGCCGGGCTGCCCGATGATAAGGCCCATCACATCTGTCGTTATTACCCGGTGGTCGATGAGCGGACCTGCAAGCAGCAGGACGCGCCGGTGGCCCGTCTTGAGGCGGGTTAA
- a CDS encoding NAD(P)-binding domain-containing protein, with product MRLGFIGTGAISAAVIHGISKAWGDANAIVVSPRSAEISQDLAQRYRWVRRAESNQEVVDNSDILFLGVMPQQATEVLRSLQLREGQIVASFVAGLEVATLQELTGPSVEVCRITPLPPIAQLEGPVMLYPGLGQVRQLIAPLGVLIEPESDAAMAALSTASGLMSSFFRLSQEAIGWLEERDLPRTQARDYVMAMFAALSKTALRHDPAALEALPRAHETPGGINEACREFLEQERWFETFALGMDAIDERARSLSD from the coding sequence TTGAGACTTGGCTTTATCGGCACGGGCGCGATTTCGGCTGCGGTTATCCACGGCATATCGAAAGCCTGGGGCGACGCGAACGCGATCGTCGTGTCGCCGCGCTCGGCCGAAATCTCGCAGGACCTCGCCCAGCGCTATCGCTGGGTGCGCCGCGCAGAGTCGAACCAGGAGGTCGTGGACAACAGCGACATCCTGTTCCTCGGCGTGATGCCGCAGCAGGCCACGGAGGTCCTTCGCAGCCTGCAACTGCGCGAAGGTCAGATTGTCGCGAGCTTTGTTGCGGGGCTGGAAGTGGCCACCCTGCAAGAGCTGACCGGACCGAGCGTCGAAGTCTGCCGGATTACGCCGCTGCCGCCCATCGCGCAGCTTGAGGGTCCGGTAATGCTCTACCCCGGGCTCGGACAGGTCCGCCAGCTCATCGCGCCGCTGGGCGTGCTGATCGAGCCGGAAAGCGACGCGGCGATGGCGGCGCTGAGCACGGCGAGCGGGCTGATGTCGAGCTTCTTTCGCCTGTCGCAGGAGGCGATTGGCTGGCTGGAGGAGCGTGACCTGCCACGCACGCAGGCGCGGGATTACGTGATGGCGATGTTCGCCGCGCTCTCGAAGACTGCCCTGCGGCACGATCCGGCCGCGCTGGAGGCGCTACCCCGCGCTCACGAGACGCCGGGCGGCATCAACGAGGCCTGCCGCGAGTTTCTGGAGCAAGAACGCTGGTTCGAGACCTTCGCGCTCGGCATGGACGCAATCGACGAGCGCGCGCGCAGCCTCTCCGATTAA
- a CDS encoding NfeD family protein, with translation MRKPGTAFRALALTCLAIGAALMFASSLTSRAQDETQPFSAKRGLIIEIDGAIGPATTRLIENGLAEAENRGATLAVLRIDTPGGLVTSTRDIIRAIIGAPVPVVGYVAPSGGRAASAGTYIMYATHIAAMAPGTNIGAATPVQMGGAPGLPGSEPQNEDSGDKDGSGDEEGGDGEDQTESPSQPDDPGKAKAVNDAVAFIRSLAELRGRNAAWAEKAVREAASISASEAREKGVIEIVATSMTDLMQQVDGRTVEIGGLERRLDTQGIQLETFEPSTLTKILGILANPNVAFIFMLVGIYGLIFEFANPGTIGPGVIGVICLVIGLYSLNQLPLDYAGLTLVLLGLAFMVAEAFTPSFGILGIGGLAAFIIGSLFLIDTDVPEYQLSTSVIVGTALASGLLLVVVLGYAWRSQTRAVTAGPNPYVGETVKVLEWSKGEGYVRAQGDRWHARGDIDVQPGDKVEVKQIDGLTLVVGPSQTARNSG, from the coding sequence ATGCGCAAGCCTGGCACGGCCTTCCGCGCGCTGGCACTCACCTGTCTCGCCATCGGTGCCGCGCTCATGTTCGCGTCGTCGCTGACCAGCCGGGCACAGGACGAGACCCAGCCTTTCTCGGCCAAGCGCGGCCTGATCATCGAAATCGACGGCGCGATCGGCCCGGCCACGACGCGGCTGATCGAGAATGGGCTTGCGGAAGCCGAGAACCGCGGCGCAACGCTCGCCGTGCTGCGCATCGACACGCCAGGCGGCCTCGTTACGAGCACCCGAGACATTATCCGGGCGATTATCGGCGCACCCGTGCCGGTGGTCGGTTATGTTGCGCCCTCCGGCGGGCGTGCGGCCAGCGCAGGCACGTACATCATGTACGCCACGCATATCGCTGCGATGGCGCCCGGCACGAATATCGGCGCGGCAACTCCGGTGCAGATGGGTGGCGCGCCCGGTCTGCCAGGCTCCGAGCCGCAGAATGAAGACAGCGGCGACAAGGACGGGTCGGGCGATGAGGAAGGCGGCGACGGCGAGGACCAGACCGAGAGTCCCAGCCAGCCCGACGACCCCGGCAAGGCGAAGGCTGTAAACGACGCGGTCGCCTTCATCCGCAGCCTGGCCGAACTCCGCGGCCGCAACGCGGCGTGGGCCGAGAAAGCGGTCCGCGAGGCCGCAAGCATCTCGGCGAGCGAGGCGCGCGAGAAAGGAGTCATCGAGATTGTCGCCACCAGCATGACTGACCTGATGCAGCAAGTGGACGGCCGCACCGTGGAGATCGGCGGGCTCGAACGCCGGCTCGACACTCAAGGGATTCAGCTTGAAACCTTCGAGCCGAGCACGCTGACGAAGATCCTCGGCATCCTGGCGAACCCGAACGTCGCCTTCATTTTCATGCTGGTCGGGATTTACGGCCTGATCTTCGAGTTCGCCAACCCCGGCACGATCGGTCCGGGCGTGATTGGCGTAATCTGTCTCGTGATCGGGCTTTATTCGCTCAACCAGTTGCCACTGGACTACGCCGGGCTGACGCTGGTCTTGCTCGGGCTCGCGTTCATGGTGGCGGAAGCCTTCACGCCATCCTTCGGGATATTGGGCATTGGCGGGCTTGCCGCCTTCATCATCGGCTCGCTGTTCCTGATCGACACGGATGTGCCCGAATATCAACTCAGCACCAGCGTGATCGTTGGCACGGCGCTGGCCAGCGGACTGCTGCTCGTGGTGGTCCTCGGCTATGCCTGGCGATCCCAAACCCGCGCGGTGACCGCGGGGCCAAACCCCTATGTCGGCGAAACGGTCAAGGTGCTCGAATGGTCGAAGGGCGAGGGGTATGTGCGCGCGCAGGGTGATCGTTGGCACGCCCGGGGCGATATCGACGTCCAGCCGGGCGACAAGGTCGAGGTCAAACAGATCGATGGGCTGACGCTGGTTGTCGGGCCGAGCCAGACTGCGCGCAACTCGGGCTGA
- a CDS encoding aromatic ring-hydroxylating oxygenase subunit alpha, translating to MLRDAEVLAELMTRKADHTLPQAFYTDPGVFDADMRHIFYREWLLAGSVAEVPKAGSFITLQIGAYSVIVVRGADGEVRAFHNSCRHRGSRICQKDKGTAPKLVCPYHQWTYELDGRLIFARDMGADFDYSQYGLKPVHCRQAAGLVFICLAPVAPPFDALAEQAQRFVGPHRLDKTKVAHQSRIVEKGNWKLVMENNRECYHCSGAHPSLCRTFDDNPNIAGSGAGDAMEDPAITAHHKRCEEAGLPSRFTIDPANQWRFVRVPLIGTSESYTMDGKLAVGKLLEDMPIKRAGTVLFFHYPNTWNHFLSDHALTFRMMPIGPTETELTTTWLVHEDAKEGVDYDLKRLTEVWTATNDEDRKVVEENQLGVNSPGYEPGPYSPVQESGVMQFVDWYEATLRGRLTGRTVIAAE from the coding sequence ATGCTGCGTGATGCCGAAGTTCTCGCTGAACTGATGACGCGCAAGGCGGATCATACGCTGCCCCAGGCGTTCTATACTGATCCCGGCGTGTTCGACGCCGACATGCGTCACATCTTCTACCGGGAATGGCTGCTGGCCGGCTCTGTCGCCGAAGTGCCCAAGGCGGGCAGCTTCATCACGCTGCAGATCGGCGCCTATTCGGTCATCGTGGTCCGCGGCGCGGATGGCGAGGTGCGCGCGTTTCACAACAGCTGCCGGCATCGCGGCTCGCGCATCTGCCAGAAGGACAAAGGCACCGCGCCCAAGCTCGTCTGCCCGTATCATCAGTGGACCTATGAGCTGGACGGCCGGCTGATCTTCGCGCGCGATATGGGGGCAGACTTCGACTATTCGCAGTACGGCCTTAAGCCGGTTCACTGCCGGCAGGCTGCGGGCCTAGTCTTCATCTGCCTCGCGCCGGTCGCGCCGCCTTTCGATGCGCTCGCCGAGCAGGCCCAGCGCTTCGTCGGCCCGCATCGCCTCGACAAGACAAAGGTCGCCCACCAGAGCCGCATCGTCGAGAAGGGCAACTGGAAGCTGGTGATGGAGAACAACCGGGAGTGCTATCACTGCTCGGGCGCGCACCCGTCGCTCTGCCGCACCTTCGACGATAACCCGAACATTGCCGGATCCGGTGCCGGCGACGCGATGGAAGATCCGGCGATCACGGCGCACCACAAGCGCTGTGAAGAGGCAGGGCTGCCCTCGCGCTTCACCATCGACCCGGCAAACCAGTGGCGCTTCGTGCGGGTGCCGCTCATCGGGACCTCCGAGAGCTACACGATGGACGGCAAGCTGGCCGTGGGCAAGCTGTTGGAAGACATGCCGATCAAGCGCGCCGGGACGGTCCTGTTCTTCCACTACCCCAACACCTGGAACCACTTCCTGTCGGATCACGCGCTGACCTTCCGGATGATGCCGATCGGTCCGACCGAGACTGAGCTGACGACGACATGGCTGGTGCATGAGGATGCCAAAGAAGGCGTTGACTACGACCTCAAGCGGCTGACCGAGGTCTGGACCGCCACCAACGACGAGGACCGGAAAGTGGTCGAGGAAAACCAGCTCGGGGTGAACTCGCCCGGCTACGAACCGGGGCCGTATTCGCCCGTGCAGGAAAGCGGCGTGATGCAGTTCGTTGACTGGTACGAAGCCACGCTGCGCGGCCGCCTCACCGGCCGGACCGTGATCGCCGCGGAGTAA
- a CDS encoding slipin family protein: MQFLQIDAVAILVLAGLIIFLLSSAIRILREYERGVVFTLGRFSRVAGPGLVIIIPVIQQMVKADLRIYTEDVPSQDVISKDNVSVKVNAVIYFRIVDAEKAIINVENFMKATSQLAQTTLRSVLGKHELDEMLAERDKLNADIQKILDEQTDAWGIKVSNVEIKHVDIDESMVRAIARQAEAERYRRARIINAEAEQQAAQKLVEAAEIMSSEANAMQLRYFEALQDIAGNKTSTIVFPLPMELLKKVT; encoded by the coding sequence ATGCAGTTCCTCCAGATCGACGCCGTTGCCATTCTGGTTCTGGCGGGCCTCATCATCTTCCTGCTCAGCTCCGCAATTCGCATTCTGCGCGAGTATGAGCGCGGCGTTGTTTTCACCCTTGGCCGCTTCTCCCGCGTTGCCGGGCCGGGCCTGGTCATCATCATTCCGGTCATCCAGCAGATGGTGAAGGCCGACTTGCGGATCTACACCGAGGACGTCCCATCCCAGGACGTGATCTCCAAGGACAACGTCTCGGTGAAGGTCAACGCGGTTATCTATTTCCGCATCGTCGACGCGGAGAAGGCGATCATCAACGTCGAGAATTTCATGAAGGCCACGAGCCAGCTCGCGCAGACGACGCTGCGCTCGGTTCTCGGCAAGCATGAACTCGACGAGATGCTGGCCGAACGCGACAAGCTCAACGCCGACATCCAGAAGATCCTCGACGAGCAGACCGACGCCTGGGGCATCAAGGTGTCCAACGTCGAGATCAAGCACGTGGATATCGACGAGAGCATGGTCCGCGCCATCGCCCGCCAGGCCGAGGCGGAGCGCTATCGCCGCGCGCGCATCATCAACGCCGAGGCCGAGCAGCAGGCCGCGCAAAAGCTGGTCGAGGCGGCCGAGATCATGTCCAGCGAGGCGAACGCGATGCAGTTGCGCTACTTCGAGGCGCTACAGGACATCGCCGGCAACAAGACCTCGACAATCGTGTTCCCATTGCCTATGGAGTTGCTAAAGAAAGTTACGTAA
- a CDS encoding hybrid-cluster NAD(P)-dependent oxidoreductase produces MIPLPREDTPSWDDSEPLECVMVIPEAPNVRTFAFRAPSGRWFRYKAGQFITLELPVPGGPLYRTYTISTSPSRSLSISVTVKAQPNSIGSRWMIDNLKPGDRIRAYGPAGIFTLPPQPDGKYLFIAAGSGVTPMMSMTGYLFDRGEQPDVTLIVCARRPSELIFRRRLEHMAERMPGLKLHYVVSEEDPYDVWTGYRGRFNQLMLSIMAPDYLEREVYCCGPEGFMQSVREMLYSLGYDMENYRQESFHAPVESEEEAPEIEDIVPQEEAKAEIVFAESGHTATCLETDTILAVARNSGLVIPSGCTFGVCGTCKVKKRAGEVHMVHNGGISEEDIEAGYILACCSNPIGRVEVEA; encoded by the coding sequence ATGATCCCACTGCCGCGCGAAGACACGCCCTCCTGGGACGATAGCGAGCCGTTGGAGTGCGTGATGGTGATCCCGGAGGCGCCGAACGTGCGCACCTTCGCGTTTCGCGCGCCCTCGGGCCGGTGGTTCCGCTACAAGGCCGGCCAGTTCATCACGCTGGAGCTCCCGGTGCCCGGCGGCCCGCTCTACCGCACCTACACGATCTCCACCAGCCCGTCGCGCTCCCTGTCGATCTCGGTGACAGTGAAGGCGCAGCCGAACAGCATCGGCTCGCGCTGGATGATCGACAATCTCAAGCCAGGCGACCGGATCCGCGCCTATGGGCCGGCGGGCATCTTCACGCTACCGCCCCAGCCGGACGGGAAATACCTGTTCATCGCGGCCGGCTCCGGCGTGACGCCGATGATGTCGATGACCGGTTACCTGTTCGACCGGGGCGAGCAACCCGACGTGACGCTGATTGTCTGCGCGCGCCGCCCCTCTGAGCTGATCTTCCGTCGGCGGCTGGAGCACATGGCCGAGCGGATGCCGGGGCTGAAGCTGCATTACGTCGTCAGCGAGGAAGACCCCTACGACGTCTGGACCGGCTATCGCGGGCGCTTCAACCAGCTCATGCTCAGCATCATGGCCCCGGACTACCTGGAGCGGGAGGTCTATTGCTGCGGGCCGGAAGGTTTCATGCAGTCGGTGCGCGAGATGCTCTATTCGCTCGGCTACGACATGGAGAACTACCGCCAGGAGAGCTTCCACGCGCCGGTGGAGAGCGAGGAAGAGGCGCCGGAGATCGAGGACATCGTCCCGCAGGAGGAGGCCAAGGCCGAGATCGTCTTTGCCGAGTCGGGTCACACGGCGACCTGTCTGGAGACCGATACCATCCTGGCGGTGGCCCGTAACTCCGGCCTTGTCATCCCGTCTGGTTGCACCTTCGGCGTTTGCGGCACCTGCAAGGTGAAGAAGCGCGCGGGCGAGGTGCATATGGTGCACAACGGCGGGATCAGCGAGGAAGACATTGAGGCGGGCTATATCCTCGCTTGCTGCTCCAACCCGATCGGGCGCGTCGAGGTCGAAGCCTAG